One Ranitomeya imitator isolate aRanImi1 chromosome 4, aRanImi1.pri, whole genome shotgun sequence genomic window, ATGATATTATTGAGAGACTAGCACCTATTAGTTACCAGAAAGAATGACTGGTTACTGCGGAGAGATGCCAAAATGCAACCAGGTATGACTGAACCCTAACCGGTCATTGAGAACCTATTCATATGGATATAGTTatatagaaaatataaaaatagtacAACTACAGCAACACACGGGTGAATTTCCCTATAGCTCCGCTGACCTTTCCCTGGTAGATATCGAACACTAAAATAGACATTTTTGTATCTCTCTATGTATATTTACACAGATATACAGGGCGCTATTTTACAATAGGGTCAAGGTAGAGAGCAGCAGCAAAGGAAACAAATAAAGTTACCATGCAAGGGTCAATTGGCATAAAAATGACAACTATTGAAAAGGAAGTTATTTTGTTAATGTGTGATGGATCACTGTTCCTCCAAGTCATTCGCTCTTTCCTGCACACTATGCTTTTGTTGCGTCTGGTTATAAAACGGGTATTGTGCTCTTATATTCCCAGCTATAGTGCAGCAGATATCCTTCTTTATTACTTGAAAGAGGGCAGCACAAGGTCCTGTGATGCACTTTAGGGGGGGCAGGAGATGGGTTAACCTCGTACAAATGGAATTTACTTTAACGCAACGACCCGGCGATGAAACGGCTGGGATGTTGCGAGAGGGTTAACCAATCTTGAGATATGCTTTATAGGAGGGGATCGTTACAACTTCCACCACAGTGTGAGATTTTCTCAACTAGTGAATTGAAGATGCCTTCAACAATGAGGAGTATTAGAAAAGGGCAGCTAATAATAGGCAGGGCGGAACATATTCAACATGGCAAAGGAAGAAGGATAGGTAAGTCCTTACTGTAACCACCATGTTGAGTCAATACCCAAGCCACTCTTGTCTTCTATTtgccaaaaaaatagaaaaatacttGTATAGGGAAattaatacatgtacagtatataaaaaaaaaaaaatacaaaaacaacaatAAACCACAGACACAAAAATGTTACTTAACAAAGTCTCGGTAGAGCTCCGGCACATCCATGATGGCGTTGATGAGCCACATACTGAAACTTTCAgcttaaaaaaaacaaagacagaagctTGTGAGGAAGAACTGGAGCTGGCTCACTTCCATGCTAACTGAGAAGCACAAATCTGGTTTCCTAATGATAGCTGTAGATAAAATACAGGTAGCTAGTAGCTTCAAGATATCTCCTGCGGCTATCTTCTAAGCACACAGGATTTGGAAATGGTTCTCAGCAGCAGTAATACACAATACGTGTTTCCTCCCCTCCCTCTGTGTAATACTAAGTGTTGCCGAACCCTCTTATTTAAGAAACTTGAAATTAAAGCCTCGTGTAAGAATATTCTGTCTGGAGTCTTTTAATTTCCTGCGTGATGCATCTTTGTAACAAAATTCATAAAACCTCACAGTCTCAGAATGGCTTCTCCGGTCTGCCGACCGCTTCTGGTGCTTTACACACGACACTGTTTGTATTTTTGCATCGACAACCAGGTCGGCTTGCCTGGTCATAGCATTTCTGTGAAAGTTTTACGCACCCAGTGGCTGGAAGATAGCAAAGCAAGCAAGGAAGGAACAATGATAAGGCACTCATAAAAGACCAGCGAGCACAGCAGTTGGAGTGAGAGCAAGAACATGGGTGATCTGCACAGGAGCCTTCATCATCTTCGTTGGTGCAGTGGTAGAAGACGCCCTTGACCAGACACATACAAGTTGAGTAGTTGACCAGATTCTGTGCTGAGCACAGATATTCTTGGTTGCAAACCCAGCAGGAAGGTAAGGTCCGTGGGGTAGTACAGTCTTTGCATTTACATTTACCACAGGCCTCACAAAGTAGATAGTGCTTGTCTAGTTCTTGAGCCACAGGGCCTTTGACATCCTGAGGCTTACAATTGATCACTTTAGGCTGTATCCTTACTGCTCTGGGTGGCGACTGATCCACCACTGGAGGTGGAGCCATGTGATCCAAGAGTCTCTGATCTGAAGAAGTGCTACTGCTGCTGCTAATTGAACTGGGACGCCCGCTGAATGATATCCAAGGGTGCGTAATATCTGCCTCACACCTTTGCAAATGCTGATTGACAAGCATTGGCTCATGAGGACCCCTATTGAGTTTCTGACTGGCCAGCTGGCTTAGAGCTGGGTTGTCAATATAATCATTTTCAAGATGAGTGGTTTTCATCTGATCAATAGGCAGGATGGTAAGTGGGTGCTGTAACCTCCCATAGGGAACTCGACCATCCAACAGAGGCTGCACCATGACTGCATTGGGCACAACGGTGATGCTGTGAGGAATCCTGGAATCCATTGGCCTACGCTCTGAATGATATGAGTATCTCTTAGAAAAtctgaaaaacaaaacaacaaaaacagTCTTTTTAATGTCCTGTAACTTTGCAAAGCAAAATATTTGAAGTAAAGCTTAAGACATGGTTGTCAGACAAGAAGAGATCACACAGGAAAAAGGGAAGACAACCATTTCGATGCACATTAAGCTTAGGAGGCCATAAGAGTAGAAAGGCAACTAACACTGCATCCTATATGCTACAATCTTCTGCCTACAAATATAATATTATTACTTTTATAATATTTAGAATTCATTTAGCAATATTTCTTTATTACAATCTGAGATTATACATACTAGAATAACGAAAGACGGCCAAACACAATGACTGGAAGTTAACTAAGTATATGGGAAGCCAAACCAGAAGAGATAAGTCCATCTGGCCTCACAATTTACAACCTGTTAATGAGTTCAGGAGATAGCTATACCCACACATTCTGGTTTTTTTCAGCCATATTTTGCAAGATACATCCCTGAAACTTCCTTGACTAGGCACATTGCGTGGACTTCGATACTTTACCATGTGTGAGGTTCCCAGTGAAATGCAGTATTAGATAAAAGTAACCTAAACGACTTTGAATAACTCACTGAGAATAggtacaaaatgtattggttacacTGATTTAAAggtccccatatacattagactaatgACGGCTAAGCCCTCGAATATGGACGGGCTGAGctgacaatctaatgtgtatggggcgctGTCCGACAGATCATCTGAAGACATGTCGATCGTGCATGCTCAATTTCAGACTGTGGTTCCCATCGTTCTCCCTTAGAAAAGTTGTCGGCTGACGTGTCAGTCGGTGGCTTTCTCGTAGAGAACACAGAAGTACTCAGCTGCTGTGTATGTGGAATTGTCGGCTGATGGCCATCTGCTGTATATGGCCAACCTAAAATTTGGTAGCTAAAAATCAATTAATGCCCctcgctcaacactaatctacACCCTATGCCTAACTGCTACAAAATCATAGACATCATGCCTTTATAGAAATGTACTCATATTACTTGCTTATATAGGCGCCATTAATGCCACAGTGTTTTACGtttatcatcatcactgtccctaccGGTTCACAAtcgaaattccctatcagtatgtctctggagtgtgagaggaaaccagagaacctataggaaacccatgcaaacacggaggagaacatacaaactccttggagatgttgCCCTTGAAGGGATTCgaacccagtgctgcaaggctacagtattaaccactgagccgACGTGCTACACAGCACCTTAAAACACTAGCAGAAAAGGATCCTAGCAGAATAATTAATACATGCATAAAAGATCAGTCTAAATGAAAAACAAAAAGTTGCAGAAAAAGGATGTTTTTACAGAGACACTAGATTTTCCTACAAACCCCGCACACACTTTTTTGCCATACCTCTCCACAGATGTGCACATTTCGGGTCGTTAACATGCAGAACGCTCTTCATAGCAGGTCACAACAACAAGCACATTTTCATAGAATGGCTGACTCGTTGTGTTGCTTTAGTTTCTGATTTCATCGAAAGAGAGCAGTTCAGAACTGGAATCTATCCAGTTACCCAACAGCTACGCAAGTCAAAAGAGCACAGGAAGCAACTAAGCTTAAATCAAAGAGCGGATACGGCCCGGCTCCAATTTAGAAAGTGCACATTGTTTTCTATGAGACGTAGTGCTTCCTTGTCGAGCGACTTTTTTTTGTTTGTAAGCGCTGTTTGAGAACCACTTAAAGGGGAAGTGCACATACAGGATTAATTTAACTGGCGCATCATAGGAAAACATTTCAAGtaattacagtaaaaaaaaaaaagaagtgaaaaTAACAAAGGGCTATAATTGACATGTCAAAATGCAAGTTGTGTCATCTAATTACAGCTCCTAAAGGTGTTTCCCAGTGTCATGAGTTTCCTACAGAATTTCAGAAAGGAACGCAAAAGGCTTTAGGAtttccccaataaaaaaaagtaataaaataagtaCTATATTACTAGGAATATTTTTTTACAGACACAAAAAAACCATACCAATCTAGATGTTAGTTCCTGTAGGAACTCCGATTTGGTTTTCCGGTGACTTATATAAAAGGGGATTGATAATAAAACAACTCAAACTTTTTCAGGAGTGGAAAATATCTTATGTTTTCTGATAACACAACATTTAATAAATTAGTCTGAGTTTTATAATCTTAGAATCTTTTAAAAACTTTTTCAGGAGTGGAAAATATATTTTTGGGGTAACACAACATTTAATAAATTAGTCTGAGTGTTATAATCTTATAATCTTTTATAAACTTTTTCAGGAGTGGAAAATATATAGTTTTTggtaacttaacatttaataaattAGTCTGAGTTTTATAATCTTATAACCTTTTATAAACTTTTTCCAGGAGtggaaaatatattttttggtaacttaacatttaataaatgAGTCTGAGCTTTATAATCCTTCTATTTATACAAAATATTATCAAAGATGGAGAGCTAGAAAATATATAGCTACGATCGGTGCCATCAGATGTAAGTAGAAAAGCTTTGTTGTACAATCTTCATTACTGTACAGGGGAAAAGAATTGTCCCTCTTGTCACCAAGCTGTCTATGACTCTCACTGTGATGTTTAATAGCtacacctaacaaaaaaaaaaataattcagagAATAGCAGAATATAACACCCTTGATCTCAGTTGCCAGCGGTATAATAGGTTTTCACTGAGCTACAAAAACAGGAAGCCATTTCTCATTATGTTTATGAGGCCACTGTGTTCTGATCGATTACATATGCAACACGCTGGGCTTATGACAAAGCAGGTGACtccaaagcatttacaagctgaagCTCCTACTGGATCCACATCTGCAATCACAGCTGTTATAGCCCGAACACCCCCTCCCATTAGATAAAATGCCCacttcccccccccccattaaataTTGTCGACCCTTTTTAAGACCCTTAATGCTGCAACTATAATTGCAAACTGCTGAACTATATACATAGTAGACTTATTCTCACCAAATCTGGACTTTGAGCTTTCACTAAGGGCTctgcctcaattttttttttattgttttttttttttaggtaggtAGATCCTGAGCACTCGGGGATGTAGAAATGGTTATATTGATTTTTCAGACTTCCATTTGTTATTATAGTCATTGTATTGGAAATATGACCTTGGATTAACATACTACTTGTAGTAAAAAATGAAACGCTGTTGGTAACCCGTGCCATAAAAGACATGTTGACACTTCTTTTACGTACTGCATAGAATTCGAAACCCTGTGCAAAAGAACAGAAGAACATGTGGCCTGTCTATAACAGGATATGTTAAATCTAGCAGAAGATATGGAGAGGTGGACTGAACCCTACCATCTAATTGACTACTTCCTCCTCTTAACTTGTCAGTCACGCAGGGCAATAATAGCTCTGACACATCCACATCCTTTAAGGAGATAACTGATAATCTGCCAGACATTGATAAGAATGACACATCACCTACTGAACTAGGAAGCTGCAACTATCTGCTAATTGTCACTCATCACAAACCAGATGCTGGAGCTAAAGTCACTTCCATGTTACTCTCTATATGCAAACCTAATTAACGGCAACCTTCCAGCATTTGGCTAATGGCGCACAGTCCAGAAGAACTCTTACTAGGGTGTCCTTATGGTCTAATAAAATAGAAGGAACATGTAGATGATTGACACCACAGCGGTCAATTCTGCTCATTCATTGCCTTTTATTTCATTTACCCATATACCGTCATAATAAAATATGTCAATCAAACAATACCCGATAGTACATGCACACTTTACACATATCCTTCATTACACCAATACTGTACTTCTAAACCAACTATATTTTACAACAAAGTATTATACCAACTATACTATGTAGTACTATACCATACTATATAGCACTATATACTACTATACcatactatatactactataccaACTATACCAACTATATACTATATAGCACTATACCAACTATACCATACTATATAGCACTATACCAACTATACCATACTATATAGTACTATACCAACTATACCATACTATATAGCACTATACCAACTATACCATACTATATAGCACTATATACTACTATATCAACTATACCATACTATATAGCACTATATACTACTATGCCAACTATACCATACTATATAGCACTATATACTACTATACCAACGATACcatactatatactactataccaACGATACCATACTATATAATACTATACCAACTATACCATACTATATAGCACTATACCAACTATACCATACTATATATTACTATACCAACTATACcatactatatactactataccaactataccatactatatagcactataccaactataccatactatatattactataccaactataccatactatatactactataccaactataccatactatatagcactatatactactataccaactataccatactatatagcactatatactactataccaactataccatactatatagcactatatactactatacaaacTATACCATACTATATAGCACTATACCAACTATACCATACTATATAGTACTATACCAACtatactatatactactataccaACTATACCATACTATATAGCACTATATACTACTATACCAACTATACCATACTATATAGCACTATATACTACTATACCAACTATACCATACTATATAGCACTATACCAACTATACCATACTATATAGTACTATACCAACTATACTATGTAGTACTATACCATACTATATAGCACTATATACTACTATACCAACTATACCATACTATATAGCACTATATACTACTATACCAACTATACCATACTATATAgcactatatactactatacaaacTATACCATACTATATAGCACTATATACTACTATACCAACTATACCATACTATATAGTACTATACCAACtatactatatactactataccaACTATACCATACTATATAGTACTATACCAACtatactatatactactataccaACTATACCATACTATATAGCACTATATACTACTATACCAACTATACCATACTATATAGTACTATACCAACtatactatatactactataccaactataccatactatatagcactatatactactataccaactataccatactatatagtactatatactactataccaACTATACCATACTATATAGCACTATATACTACTATACCAACTATACCATACTATATAGCACTATATACTACTATACCAACTATACCATACTATATAGCACTATACCAACTATACCATACTATATAGTACTATACCAACTATACTATGTAGTACTATACCATACTATATAGCACTATATACTACTATACCAACTATACCATACTATATAGCACTATATACTACTATACCAACTATACCATACTATATAgcactatatactactatacaaacTATACCATACTATATAGCACTATACCAACTATACCATACTATATAGTACTATACCAACtatactatatactactataccaACTATACCATACTATATAGCACTATATACTACTATACCAACTATACCATACTATATAGCACTATATACTACTATACCAACTATACCATACTATATAGCACTATATACTACTATACCAACTATACCATACTATATAGCACTATATACTACTATACCAACTATACCATACTATATAGCACTATATACTACTATACCAACTATACCATACTATATAGTACTATACcaactataccatacacactagtaACAGTCAGGGCATCAAACTGCCactgcagaaataaaaaaaaagttgaaacacCTTGGTTGACACCATGACATGGCAAattcatatccatctatctatctatctatctatctatctatctatctatctatctatctatctatcccatatctatctatcccatatctatctatctatctatctatctatctatctatctatctatctatctatctatcccatatctatctatctatctatctatctatcccatatctatctatctatctatctatctatgtatcccatatctatctatctatctatctatctatctatctatctatctatctatcccatatctatctatctatctatctatccatcccatatctatctatctatctatctatcccatatctatctatctatcccatatctatctatctaactatctatctatctaactatctatctatcaaactatctatctatcccatatctatctatctatctatctatcccatatctatctatcccatatctatcccatatctatctatctatctatctatctatctatcccatatctatctatctatctatctatctatctatctatctatctatctatctatctatctatctatcccatatctatctatctatctatcccatatctatctatcccatatctatctatctatcccatatctatctatctatctaactatatatctatctaactatctatctttctatctaacgatcgatctatcccatatctatctatacattacacatgtatatgatactatatatatatatatatatatatatatgtgtgtgtgttttttagatTGAGCAATCAGTTACAATTCCTCTAAATAGTGTAGATATTCCTGCTGCTACACCATTTACCAGGGATTTCACTAAGGCGAACTCTTGGCATCAATAAAACAGGAAAAATGCTTACTATGAAAAACGCAGTAAAATCTCATGAATGAATCTCCAGTCGGGATGGCAGAGCCGCCTGCAGTACATGATGCCTTCAATGGCTCTATAATGAGCTATGTGCTGAATGGATGAGTTATTACACAATTGTGCTTCGGAATGGTGAAATGCAGGCTGCTAGTCGCCCATAAATCAGCCTCCGAATAACACATTCATTAGGATTTTCTACAATAAAGTGTAATGTGAATAGCAGCGGTCACAGTCATGAATACCAAACATATAACGCGACCTGCAACACAACACAATTAAGCATTTGACGTTAATTTTACCGCATCTCATCCCTTtccccttttttttatataaaaagccTGAAAATGTGTCGCATCAGTGGGATTTTGCACAATGATTGCTCCCTCATGACACCACAACTGGCACAACCCGGCCCTGACCGCACACGGCCTGCAACAGACAATTCTTAAAAAATCCGTACTGCGCCATAGAAACTGGATGCGACTCCTCGCGAATAACCTAAGCTCCTAAAAAGCCGGATTGCATATTTAACCCTTCGCTGCCAGGTCTGGCCCTACGCTTCTGGCTGCAATCAGACGAGGCGACGCGGTGTCCCTTTAAAACGAGCAGCTTCGTAAACGCTTAAACATTAACTGGAGGtaaaggtctgcaaaaaaaaaaaaaacagcatctgCTGGGGGATTTTATAAGGAGGGAATAACCGCATACACATAGGTGGCTGATAAAAGCCGTATATTCCTATAGATCTTCTGCTATGGCCTGCAATGCAGAATAACCACTGTCTGAGCAATTCTCTAATCTGCTATATATGTGATCATCCTCTGGAAATGTAGAGCAGGCCCACCCTATATGGAGCATGGaaaactatacatatatatatatatatatatatatatatatatatatatatatatatatatatataaaactatatatatatataacacagattGTGCATGAAATGATGGGAAGGCCAATTCTGCAtgggaagctgcagcagcagaacaGCCTGGATGTGcgatgtctctgccagctctgggcCTTCTCTCCAGAAACCGAAAATCCCCCCATTCCTGCCCCACAGACATGTAATCCCCCCACAGACCCCATCCCAGAGGCAGTGCATGGAGCTGACATGCAGGACTGCAGGATCTGGGGCTGCGCACACAAACAATCCGTGCTCGCCTGCCCAGAAATAATGCATCATGCGTCATCACTGGGGCTAGTGGGACCTGGGGGGCGATCTGCAGCCCTGACAGCGCACATCTGACCACAGGGACATCTGACAGCTGCGACCCCACCGACAACAATTCAGATAAAGCGGGGGGCTGCTGATCTGAGGGGGATCGGCCCGACCACCACTAGTGCTCTGCAGTAGGCCATCGGGTGTCATCTCCGCGCACAGTGCAGAACACTAATGTAGAGGAGAAACTGCAGATCAATAGTGATCGCTGAGGACCCTGGGGGTCGCCGTGGCAGGCAATCTGCGGGGGGCGTCGGGCAGCCAGGCATGCACACTACGATCGCTCCTCTCCTGACACGATCGCATGCGCTGCATTACTGGTGCAGGGAGCTGGGGGTCTCCCTCCCCCTATACCAGATCAGCAGCATACAATAGCACAAGCCCCCCACTAAATGTGCACCCTGCATTAATCCGCATCAACCACACCGAATCCAGATCGCTTACTTGTGAGGCTGCAGCAAAGCTCATGACTCAATTCTCAGACAATGTCAGATTTCCTTAGCAGTGGACGTGGGAATCCTCAGCACAGGTCCTGGTGATCCAGGCTGCATAGCTCCTCCGCTGTCAGCTCGCTTTTTGCTTTCGATGTTGCAACTCCCTGGGAAAATGGCTTTTTTATGAATGGGAGGGATAAGCCGTAAAGCGCATGCGCCTCAATCCCACACACTTCTTATGAATGGGAGGGAAGAGGCCGGAGCGCAGGCGCGCACTCCCCACCCCGCCGCACGATTCTTATGAATGGGGTGGGCGCAGAGCACAAGTGCGCTTGCGCATAACCTGATTTCTTTATGAATGGTGGAGACCGGAACCTAACCTGTGTGTTCACTGCGAGCGGAGCAGTGTTTTATGAATGGGAGGCAGCTGAATAAATCGCGCGTGTACAGCAGGCCCGGGGGGATAAGGGGGAGGGGAGGGAGGAGGGAGCAGATGAGCCATCCTGTGGGCTATAAATATCACCCGAGCCGCGGCCTGTCACCGCTCATGTGTCTGTGGCCGCTGTGCGCAGCACTGTACCTGGCAGCCATACCCCTCCCCCATCACTAGGGCACTACTGGCCGGAAGCCTCCTGCTCCTGACCAAACAAGGGCCGGTGTCCCAGGCTCAGGAAGGATGCCCACCCAATGGTGGTCAGTCAGCACCTACCCCAGGGAACAATGGGGATGACACTAATCCCTGtctgcactgctgacccctgtacagtgtatatagtctccgcactgctgaccccctgtacagtgtatatagtgtccgcactgctgacccctgtacagtgtatatagtctccgcactgctgaccccctgtacagtgtatatagtatccgcactgctgaccccctgtacagtgtatatagtctccgcactgctgacccctgtacagtgtatatagtatccgcactgctgacccctgtacagtgtatatagtgtccgcactgctgaccccctgtaccgtatatatagtatccgcactgctgacccctgtacagtgtatatagtatccgcactgctgacccctgtacagtgtatatagtatccgcactgctgacccctgtacagtgtatatagtatccgcactgctgacccctgtacagtgtatatagtatccgcactgctgacccctgtacagtgtatatagtatccgcactgctgaccccctgtacagtgtatatagtatccgcactgctgaccccctgcacagtgtatatagtatccgcactgctgacccctgtacagtgtatatagtatccgcactgctgaccccctgtaccgtgtatatagtatccgcactgctgaccccctgtacagtatatatagtatccgcactgctgacccctgtacagtgtatatagtctccgcactgctgacccctgtacagtgtatatagtctccgcactgctgaccccctgtacagtgtatataggatccacactgctgaccccctgtacagtgtatatagtatccgcactgctgaccccctgtacagtgtatatagtatccgcactgctgaccccctgtacagtgtatatagtatccgcactgctgacccctgtacagtgtatatagtgtccgcactgctgacccctgtacagtgtatatagtatccgcactgctgaccccctgtacagtgtatatagtatccacactgctgacccctgtacagtgtatatagtatccgcactgctgacccctgtacagtgtatatagtctccgcactgctgaccccctgtacagtgtatatagtatccacactgctgacccctgtacagtgtatatagtatccgcactgctgaccccctgtacagtgtatatagtctcCGCACTGCtgtccccctgtacagtgtatatagtatccgcactgctgacccctgtacagtgtatataatatccacactgctgaccccctgtacagtgtatatagtatctgcactgctgaccccctgtacagtgtatgtagtatccgcactgctgaccccctgtacagtgtatatagtatccgcactgctgacccctgtacagtgtatatagtatccgcactgctgaccccctgtacagtgtatatagtatctgcactgctgaccccctgtacagtgtatgtagtatccgcactgctgaccccctgtacagtgtatatagtatccacactgctgacccctgtacagtgtatatagtatccgcactgctgaccccctgtacagtgtatatagtatccgcactgctgacccctgtacagagtatatagtatccgcactgctgaccccctgtaccgtgtatatagtatccgcactgc contains:
- the SPRY4 gene encoding protein sprouty homolog 4 translates to MDSRIPHSITVVPNAVMVQPLLDGRVPYGRLQHPLTILPIDQMKTTHLENDYIDNPALSQLASQKLNRGPHEPMLVNQHLQRCEADITHPWISFSGRPSSISSSSSTSSDQRLLDHMAPPPVVDQSPPRAVRIQPKVINCKPQDVKGPVAQELDKHYLLCEACGKCKCKDCTTPRTLPSCWVCNQEYLCSAQNLVNYSTCMCLVKGVFYHCTNEDDEGSCADHPCSCSHSNCCARWSFMSALSLFLPCLLCYLPATGCVKLSQKCYDQASRPGCRCKNTNSVVCKAPEAVGRPEKPF